From the Primulina tabacum isolate GXHZ01 chromosome 3, ASM2559414v2, whole genome shotgun sequence genome, one window contains:
- the LOC142539476 gene encoding uncharacterized protein LOC142539476 isoform X2 — protein sequence MAVVETRVKEIMEEEMFNEQGSTKQSDFSDTGFEQNDSRKGSQVKKNRGRKNKAYGSYSDNMGVSKFGAEICLIPEESCEAHLRKSSDILDLEMTVEELAFWINQRNAKCTNRDLCSKPDSPAGHAVVARENIVSAIKALVEQRVNDCINLGEGGKCRSKELMDTFGSNEDLFLKLLHDPNSALTQHIQNLEVARFEEDQKLGSVTGTHLSEEKPTNLKDDGFISRKQLNFFRRRTKSLDSLTSERDEEIVISRPGSKRLQSPDTATRYSPHSPCNVANNAHNERNRSQFSFSEIKRKLKNAMGKERHGISYDASIHESCSKQQNRNNNEDKSQVVENFSWSSPNRNHFYSERFANPSTILKRFEQASKSRDKGLQAVKETCQYPNLWESNIYSEAKKHLCEMLNNGVVNAESTSQQLPKSLGGILCVPEYNSSPFCSPRKHVDDVFITAQMRLSPRGIVKNNVSGLAQENHITQASSDRKSNETMSYPLCDKVQSSNTNINVPGREDHDNSSEVQSCTEHITVREVPSYSSKFLGIEEITESRSDEADGIINISSEPPGNANQIDVQNGDIREVDSEESSPQCLKDSNQGFKLDLFREDQILSPPVLPPVHSPGAVEAIDSEDAIDNTDRASPISVLEPLFTDDDVSPASTSQRVGKEVEPRQIHFKEQSCASERGACMKISLEGEESAFEYVEAVLLGSGLHWDEFLLRWFSLIEVLDPSLFDEVELFSSRPRHDQKLLFDCSNEVLKEACETHFEYLTGRSSVSHNILPVPTGMDLINKVWKRVEWHLFWPPMPHSLDQLVKTDMGQFGKCLNIQSDIDLTCYDMGETIFDELVEDTVLTFINDTIIDDEFMILG from the exons ATGGCTGTTGTCGAGACTAGAGTGAAGGAAATTATGGAAGAGGAAATGTTCAACGAGCAAGGCTCAACAAAGCAGTCAGATTTTTCTGATACAGGTTTCGAGCAAAATGATTCGCGAAAAGGATCTCAAGTAAAAAAGAATCGTGGGCGAAAAAACAAAGCGTATGGTAGTTACTCAGACAATATGGGAGTTTCCAAGTTTGGTGCTGAAATTTGCTTGATACCTGAAGAATCTTGTGAAGCCCATTTGCGAAAATcatctgacattcttgatcttGAAATGACTGTGGAAGAGTTAGCATTCTGGATTAATCAGAGAAACGCAAAGTGCACGAATCGTGATTTATGTAGCAAACCTGATAGTCCAGCTGGTCATGCTGTCGTGGCTAGAGAAAATATAGTTTCAGCAATAAAGGCACTTGTAGAACAGAGAGTAAATGACTGTATAAATTTAGGGGAAGGAGGGAAATGTCGTTCGAAAGAATTGATGGATACCTTCGGTTCAAACGAGGATTTGTTCTTAAAACTGCTACATGATCCAAACTCTGCTCTGACCCAACACATACAAAATTTAGAAGTTGCTAGGTTCGAAGAAGACCAAAAGCTCGGTTCAGTGACTGGAACCCATTTGTCTGAAGAAAAGCCAACCAACTTAAAAGATGATGGATTTATTAGCCGTAAACAGCTCAACTTCTTCCGCCGAAGGACCAAATCTCTTGATAGCTTGACTTCTGAAAGAGATGAGGAAATTGTAATCTCAAGACCTGGATCTAAAAGGTTACAGAGCCCTGATACTGCTACCAGATATTCACCACATTCACCATGTAATGTTGCTAATAATGCACACAACGAGAGAAATAGGTCCCAGTTCTCTTTCTCTGAAATTAAAAGAAAGCTTAAGAATGCAATGGGAAAAGAGAGACATGGGATTTCTTATGATGCCAGTATCCACGAATCTTGTTCTAAGCAACAAAATAGGAACAATAACGAGGATAAAAGTCAAGTGGTAGAAAATTTCAGCTGGAGCTCTCCTAACAGGAACCATTTCTACTCCGAAAGATTTGCGAATCCATCTACCATTCTTAAGAGGTTTGAACAAGCCAGCAAATCAAGAGATAAGGGTTTGCAAGCGGTGAAGGAAACATGCCAATATCCAAATCTTTGGGAATCTAACATCTATAGTGAAGCTAAGAAGCATCTCTGTGAAATGCTGAATAATGGAGTTGTAAATGCAGAATCAACGAGTCAGCAGCTGCCCAAATCCTTAGGTGGGATTCTTTGTGTACCTGAATATAATAGTTCTCCTTTCTGCAGCCCGAGAAAACATGTAGATGACGTCTTCATAACTGCCCAGATGAGATTATCTCCACGTGGCATAGTTAAAAACAATGTTAGTGGGTTAGcacaagaaaatcatatcactCAAGCAAGTTCAGATAGGAAAAGCAACGAGACTATGTCATATCCCCTCTGCGATAAAGTACAATCTTCCAATACGAATATCAATGTTCCAGGCCGGGAGGATCACGATAATTCTTCAGAAGTTCAATCCTGTACAGAGCATATCACTGTTCGTGAAG TTCCTAGTTATTCTTCAAAATTTTTGGGGATCGAAGAAATAACTGAATCAAGGTCTGATGAAGCGGATGGAATTATTAATATTTCTAGCGAGCCACCCGGCAATGCAAACCAAATAGATGTTCAGAATGGAGACATTCGGGAAGTTGACAGTGAAGAAAGTTCTCCCCAATGCCTGAAAGATTCTAACCAAGGATTCAAATTG GATTTATTTAGAGAGGATCAAATACTGTCTCCTCCAGTATTACCCCCTGTGCATTCTCCAGGAGCCGTGGAGGCCATAGATTCTGAGGATGCAATTGACAATACAGATCGAGCCAGTCCCATATCTGTTCTCGAGCCATTATTCACAGATGATGATGTCAGTCCTGCAAGCACATCTCAACGAG TTGGAAAAGAAGTCGAACCTCGACAAATCCATTTCAAAGAGCAATCTTGTGCAAGTGAACGAGGAGCTTGTATGAAAATTTCGCTCGAGGGTGAAGAATCAGCATTTGAATATGTGGAAGCTGTGTTGCTTGGTTCTGGATTGCACTGGGATGAATTTCTTTTAAGATGGTTCTCTCTCATTGAAGTTCTCGATCCTTCATTGTTTGATGAAGTTGAGTTATTTTCTAGCCGACCGCGACATGATCAGAAACTTCTCTTTGATTGTTCTAATGAAGTTCTAAAGGAAGCGTGTGAGACACATTTCGAGTACTTGACTGGGAGATCAAGTGTTTCACATAATATTCTGCCAGTTCCTACAGGGATGGATCTGATTAACAAGGTATGGAAGCGGGTCGAATGGCATCTCTTTTGGCCTCCTATGCCTCATTCTCTGGATCAACTTGTCAAAACAGACATGGGACAATTTGGAAAATGCCTGAACATCCAATCAGATATTGATCTTACCTGTTACGATATGGGGGAAACGATTTTTGATGAACTGGTGGAAGATACCGTTCTGACCTTCATAAACGATACTATCATAGATGACGAGTTCATGATACTTGGATGA
- the LOC142539476 gene encoding uncharacterized protein LOC142539476 isoform X1: MAVVETRVKEIMEEEMFNEQGSTKQSDFSDTGFEQNDSRKGSQVKKNRGRKNKAYGSYSDNMGVSKFGAEICLIPEESCEAHLRKSSDILDLEMTVEELAFWINQRNAKCTNRDLCSKPDSPAGHAVVARENIVSAIKALVEQRVNDCINLGEGGKCRSKELMDTFGSNEDLFLKLLHDPNSALTQHIQNLEVARFEEDQKLGSVTGTHLSEEKPTNLKDDGFISRKQLNFFRRRTKSLDSLTSERDEEIVISRPGSKRLQSPDTATRYSPHSPCNVANNAHNERNRSQFSFSEIKRKLKNAMGKERHGISYDASIHESCSKQQNRNNNEDKSQVVENFSWSSPNRNHFYSERFANPSTILKRFEQASKSRDKGLQAVKETCQYPNLWESNIYSEAKKHLCEMLNNGVVNAESTSQQLPKSLGGILCVPEYNSSPFCSPRKHVDDVFITAQMRLSPRGIVKNNVSGLAQENHITQASSDRKSNETMSYPLCDKVQSSNTNINVPGREDHDNSSEVQSCTEHITVREATVPSYSSKFLGIEEITESRSDEADGIINISSEPPGNANQIDVQNGDIREVDSEESSPQCLKDSNQGFKLDLFREDQILSPPVLPPVHSPGAVEAIDSEDAIDNTDRASPISVLEPLFTDDDVSPASTSQRVGKEVEPRQIHFKEQSCASERGACMKISLEGEESAFEYVEAVLLGSGLHWDEFLLRWFSLIEVLDPSLFDEVELFSSRPRHDQKLLFDCSNEVLKEACETHFEYLTGRSSVSHNILPVPTGMDLINKVWKRVEWHLFWPPMPHSLDQLVKTDMGQFGKCLNIQSDIDLTCYDMGETIFDELVEDTVLTFINDTIIDDEFMILG, translated from the exons ATGGCTGTTGTCGAGACTAGAGTGAAGGAAATTATGGAAGAGGAAATGTTCAACGAGCAAGGCTCAACAAAGCAGTCAGATTTTTCTGATACAGGTTTCGAGCAAAATGATTCGCGAAAAGGATCTCAAGTAAAAAAGAATCGTGGGCGAAAAAACAAAGCGTATGGTAGTTACTCAGACAATATGGGAGTTTCCAAGTTTGGTGCTGAAATTTGCTTGATACCTGAAGAATCTTGTGAAGCCCATTTGCGAAAATcatctgacattcttgatcttGAAATGACTGTGGAAGAGTTAGCATTCTGGATTAATCAGAGAAACGCAAAGTGCACGAATCGTGATTTATGTAGCAAACCTGATAGTCCAGCTGGTCATGCTGTCGTGGCTAGAGAAAATATAGTTTCAGCAATAAAGGCACTTGTAGAACAGAGAGTAAATGACTGTATAAATTTAGGGGAAGGAGGGAAATGTCGTTCGAAAGAATTGATGGATACCTTCGGTTCAAACGAGGATTTGTTCTTAAAACTGCTACATGATCCAAACTCTGCTCTGACCCAACACATACAAAATTTAGAAGTTGCTAGGTTCGAAGAAGACCAAAAGCTCGGTTCAGTGACTGGAACCCATTTGTCTGAAGAAAAGCCAACCAACTTAAAAGATGATGGATTTATTAGCCGTAAACAGCTCAACTTCTTCCGCCGAAGGACCAAATCTCTTGATAGCTTGACTTCTGAAAGAGATGAGGAAATTGTAATCTCAAGACCTGGATCTAAAAGGTTACAGAGCCCTGATACTGCTACCAGATATTCACCACATTCACCATGTAATGTTGCTAATAATGCACACAACGAGAGAAATAGGTCCCAGTTCTCTTTCTCTGAAATTAAAAGAAAGCTTAAGAATGCAATGGGAAAAGAGAGACATGGGATTTCTTATGATGCCAGTATCCACGAATCTTGTTCTAAGCAACAAAATAGGAACAATAACGAGGATAAAAGTCAAGTGGTAGAAAATTTCAGCTGGAGCTCTCCTAACAGGAACCATTTCTACTCCGAAAGATTTGCGAATCCATCTACCATTCTTAAGAGGTTTGAACAAGCCAGCAAATCAAGAGATAAGGGTTTGCAAGCGGTGAAGGAAACATGCCAATATCCAAATCTTTGGGAATCTAACATCTATAGTGAAGCTAAGAAGCATCTCTGTGAAATGCTGAATAATGGAGTTGTAAATGCAGAATCAACGAGTCAGCAGCTGCCCAAATCCTTAGGTGGGATTCTTTGTGTACCTGAATATAATAGTTCTCCTTTCTGCAGCCCGAGAAAACATGTAGATGACGTCTTCATAACTGCCCAGATGAGATTATCTCCACGTGGCATAGTTAAAAACAATGTTAGTGGGTTAGcacaagaaaatcatatcactCAAGCAAGTTCAGATAGGAAAAGCAACGAGACTATGTCATATCCCCTCTGCGATAAAGTACAATCTTCCAATACGAATATCAATGTTCCAGGCCGGGAGGATCACGATAATTCTTCAGAAGTTCAATCCTGTACAGAGCATATCACTGTTCGTGAAG CTACAGTTCCTAGTTATTCTTCAAAATTTTTGGGGATCGAAGAAATAACTGAATCAAGGTCTGATGAAGCGGATGGAATTATTAATATTTCTAGCGAGCCACCCGGCAATGCAAACCAAATAGATGTTCAGAATGGAGACATTCGGGAAGTTGACAGTGAAGAAAGTTCTCCCCAATGCCTGAAAGATTCTAACCAAGGATTCAAATTG GATTTATTTAGAGAGGATCAAATACTGTCTCCTCCAGTATTACCCCCTGTGCATTCTCCAGGAGCCGTGGAGGCCATAGATTCTGAGGATGCAATTGACAATACAGATCGAGCCAGTCCCATATCTGTTCTCGAGCCATTATTCACAGATGATGATGTCAGTCCTGCAAGCACATCTCAACGAG TTGGAAAAGAAGTCGAACCTCGACAAATCCATTTCAAAGAGCAATCTTGTGCAAGTGAACGAGGAGCTTGTATGAAAATTTCGCTCGAGGGTGAAGAATCAGCATTTGAATATGTGGAAGCTGTGTTGCTTGGTTCTGGATTGCACTGGGATGAATTTCTTTTAAGATGGTTCTCTCTCATTGAAGTTCTCGATCCTTCATTGTTTGATGAAGTTGAGTTATTTTCTAGCCGACCGCGACATGATCAGAAACTTCTCTTTGATTGTTCTAATGAAGTTCTAAAGGAAGCGTGTGAGACACATTTCGAGTACTTGACTGGGAGATCAAGTGTTTCACATAATATTCTGCCAGTTCCTACAGGGATGGATCTGATTAACAAGGTATGGAAGCGGGTCGAATGGCATCTCTTTTGGCCTCCTATGCCTCATTCTCTGGATCAACTTGTCAAAACAGACATGGGACAATTTGGAAAATGCCTGAACATCCAATCAGATATTGATCTTACCTGTTACGATATGGGGGAAACGATTTTTGATGAACTGGTGGAAGATACCGTTCTGACCTTCATAAACGATACTATCATAGATGACGAGTTCATGATACTTGGATGA
- the LOC142538310 gene encoding elicitor-responsive protein 3 — protein MKGAMLEVLLVCAEGIKNTNKIVNDNVIYWNEKFVFELSRSELETHGYLKLKIVDEEYFTEGAFVGQTIIFLKGVFVEGNYKALVELNPSPFNVVLADDTYKGQMTLGLRFIPNVSFALMPPIPYKFTTHVRFAS, from the exons atgaaaGGTGCAATGCTTGAAGTTCTTCTTGTCTGCGCTGAAGGCATTAAAAATACCAATAAAATcg TAAATGATAACGTAATTTACTGGAATGAGAAGTTTGTGTTCGAATTATCACGATCGGAGCTGGAAACTCACGGTTACCTCAAACTCAAAATTGTGGACGAGGAATACTTTACCGAAGGTGCATTTGTTGGTCAAACGAT AATTTTCCTCAAAGGAGTATTTGTGGAAGGAAATTACAAAGCGTTGGTTGAATTGAATCCATCTCCATTCAATGTGGTGCTTGCTGATGACACTTACAAAGGCCAAATGACGCTTGGATTGAGGTTTATCCCAAATGTTAGTTTCGCTCTCATGCCCCCGATCCCGTATAAGTTCACGACACATGTTCGATTCGCTTCATAA
- the LOC142538311 gene encoding uncharacterized protein LOC142538311 translates to MSKAYDPVEWCFLEEMMIRLGFAPAWVEKIMRCVSSVRYSFSLNGELVVNISPNRGLRKGDPLSPYFFVLCAHGLSSALISLENRRLLSGVRIASSCPPISHLFFADDSLLFFRATLEDCMMVRNCLELYERASGQLINFEKSSLSFSSNTNEQVCDQIKSALAIPSSAGIQGWGNKFFSAGGKETLIKSVLQAIPTYAMSYFRIPKSICEEIERECANFWWGKEEGRRRLHWKKWRDLCKPKCQGVWRIITKPGSLVARVLKARSLLEKGLCWKVGDGSKIPTFGEHWIPGTRDCVSPPPESEHFARVSTLLDRESWNEPLIHNLFPPHLVKDILAIPLSQSQKEDFRFWSYDPKGKYSVSDGYKVAIGFFDSPPSCSSNHSIEWWRFIWSLSIPPKHTHRYSIGGVIRNHEGQPVLVFRNKTEKPSSVLYAELLAILKRLNMFSTHNLRLHHISSDSLLTLQEVLLEEENFSYAGALTLDIRRLLALQGSPTLSHAWRSANCVAYAIASFASSSHSPFV, encoded by the exons ATGAGTAAAGCTTATGATCCAGTCGAATGGTGCTTTCTTGAAGAAATGATGATTCGGCTGGGATTTGCTCCGGCTTGGGTTGAGAAGATTATGCGGTGTGTGAGCTCTGTTAGATATTCTTTCTCCTTAAATGGAGAGCTGGTTGTGAATATTTCTCCTAATAGAGGGCTGAGAAAAGGAGACCCGCTATCTCCTTACTTTTTTGTCTTATGTGCTCATGGCCTGTCATCGGCTCTTATATCTCTAGAAAACCGTCGACTCTTATCTGGGGTGCGGATTGCTTCATCTTGCCCGCCTATATCCCATTTATTTTTTGCTGATGACAGTCTTCTGTTCTTCAGGGCAACATTGGAGGACTGCATGATGGTTCGTAATTGTCTTGAGTTATATGAAAGGGCCTCGGGTCAACTTATCAATTTTGAGAAATCCTCATTGTCATTCAGTTCTAACACTAATGAGCAGGTGtgtgatcaaataaaatctgctCTGGCTATTCCTAGTAGTGCAGG AATTCAAGGATGGGGAAATAAGTTCTTTTCTGCCGGAGGCAAGGAAACCCTGATTAAATCTGTTCTTCAGGCCATTCCCACATATGCTATGTCATATTTTCGAATCCCGAAATCTATTTGCGAGGAGATTGAGCGAGAATGTGCTAACTTCTGGTGGGGTAAGGAGGAAGGGAGGAGGCGCCTGCACTGGAAAAAATGGAGAGATCTTTGCAAGCCAAAGTGCCAGGGC GTTTGGCGCATTATTACTAAGCCAGGTTCTTTGGTTGCACGAGTCTTGAAAGCGAG GTCACTTCTGGAAAAGGGGTTGTGTTGGAAAGTGGGAGATGGCTCGAAAATTCCAACTTTTGGAGAGCACTGGATTCCAGGGACACGAGATTGTGTGTCCCCTCCTCCTGAGTCTgaacattttgctagagttagTACCCTCCTCGATAGGGAGTCTTGGAATGAACCTCTCATCCACAATCTCTTCCCTCCCCATCTTGTCAAGGATATTTTGGCTATACCTCTCTCCCAATCTCAAAAAGAGGATTTCCGATTTTGGTCATACGATCCGAAGGGTAAATATTCAGTCAGTGACGGTTACAAAGTGGCGATTGGCTTCTTTGATTCTCCTCCCTCGTGCTCGAGTAATCATTCCATTGAATGGTGGCGATTTATTTGGTCTCTCAGTATTCCTCCGAAG CACACTCATAGATATTCAATTGGCGGTGTAATCCGTAATCATGAGGGACAACCAGTACTAGTTTTTAGAAACAAAACTGAGAAGCCCTCATCTGTCTTGTATGCTGAGCTTCTTGCTATATTaaaaagactcaacatgttcagTACACATAATCTCCGGCTTCATCATATCTCTTCGGACTCTCTTCTCACCTTGCAAGAAGTCTTGTTGGAAGAAGAGAACTTCAGTTATGCCGGGGCTCTAACACTAGATATCAGACGACTTCTGGCTCTTCAGGGAAGCCCCACTCTTAGTCATGCTTGGCGTTCTGCGAATTGTGTTGCTTACGCTATTGCCTCTTTTGCTTCTTCGTCTCATTCCCCTTTTGTTTGA
- the LOC142538849 gene encoding uncharacterized protein LOC142538849 produces MNPRTDKLVRRTAMVATATASYFLLTADYGPQPNLLDPIKNVILSAQRSVKEFVFGKDKKVQQETSKLPSPAAEKHP; encoded by the exons ATGAACCCAAGAACTGATAAACTGGTGCGGCGCACAGCAATGGTGGCCACCGCCACTGCTTCTTATTTCCTCCTCACGGCTGACTATGGCCCTCAACCCAATCTTCTTGACCCC ATAAAAAATGTGATATTATCGGCTCAACGATCtgtgaaagagtttgtctttgGAAAGGATAAGAAAGTTCAACAAGAGACCAGCAAGCTACCTTCCCCTGCTGCAGAGAAACACCCATAG